The genomic interval TGTCCACTTCGATGTTCTCGTCGAGCTCGGGACTGACAAACACCGAGGCAAATGACGTGTGGCGACGGTTACCGGAATCGAATGGCGACTTGCGCACCAGGCGGTGAACACCGGTTTCGCTGCGCAGCCAGCCGAAAGCGTGGTCGCCCTCGACCCGCACCGTGGCACTTTTGATGCCGGCCTGTTCGCCTTCGGAGACCTCAATGAGCTCGCTGGCAAACCCCTTGCGCTCAATCCAGCGCAGGTACATGCGCAGCAGCATTTCCGCCCAGTCCTGGGCCTCGGTGCCCCCGGAGCCGGCCTGGATGTCCACGAACGCATTGGCGGCATCCATTTCGCCGGAGAACATGCGTCGAAACTCCAGCACTTCCACCGTGCGGGCATGCTCGTCCAGATCCACTGCCACCGCGTCCAGCGTCTCCTGATCGGATTCCTCCCGGGCCATTTCCAGGAGTTCGCCGGCTTCCTCCAGGCCACTGAGCAGCCCGCGCATCTGCACCACCACCCGCTCCAGGGCCGCGCGCTCGCGATTCAGCGTCTGCGCGCGCTCCGGGTCATTCCAGATGTCCGGCTGTTCCAGCTCGCGGGTGACTTCTTCGAATCGTTCTTCCTGACCCGGGAGGTCAAAGATACCCCCTCAGGGACTCGGCACGTCCCTTGAGGTCTTCCAGTCGAGTGACGATCAGGTTGGTGTCCTGCACGTTATTCCTCTTGTCTTCGGTTAATGGCCGCCGGGGCGGCTCAACGCACCGCTTCCCAGGCTTGGGCCAGTCTTTTCTCGGAGACCCGCTCACGGGTGCCCAGCTCCTGCGCAAACAGGGAGACCCGGTATTCCTCCAGCATCCAGCGCACCGTGGTCAGCGCCCCGTCACGAATCCCGCGACGGGCATGCCGCGCCCGGGCCTCGTCCAGTCGGAGCTGGTGGGGTGCAATCACGGCCAGACCCGACTGGTCCCGATTGGGATCCCGCTGCAGCCGCTCCAGGCGACGCGATATCCCCTCCAGATAGCGGGGCAGTTCGCTCAGCCGCCCGGCCGGGGTCTGGAGGAGAAAGCCGGGGTAAATTAACCCATCCAGCTGCTGGCGCACGTCCTGGAAACTGTCGATCAGGCCCAGGGGCACATCCCGCCGCAGCACCCGACGTACGGCATCCTGGCGCGCAAGGATATCAGAGACCAGATCCCGCAGCCGTTCACCCTCCTCCACCAGGCGTTCACGACCCGCCGCACCACAGGCCCGGTAGGCTTCCCGATCCCGGGGCACCGTGTCGCTCAGGAATGTCCGGTCGAAGGCCGCCTCCGCCAGATCCCGTTTCAGCGCCTCGGGGGTGTCCACATCGCGGTAGCTCAGGGCCATGCGATCCAGCCCCTCCAGGCCGCGACGCAGGTGCCGGGCCTGTTGCGCGAAGCGCTTCATGAGCAGCCGCCGCACGCCGGCGCGATGACTCAGCTCGGCGCGCTCGGGGCTATCCAGCAGACGCAGCGCCACGTGCTCCCCCTCCACCTGCAGGGCCGGGTAGCCCTGCAGGGTCACGCCACCCTGCTGGAAGGGCACCCGCTCCGGCAGGGCACCGAAATCCCAATCGTGAACCCGGTCCTTTTCAAAGCCGCTGTCCGTCGGTGCCGAGAAACGCTCCGAGGCCTGGCCGGCGAGATCCCGCTGCAGCGCTGGCAGATCGCGACCGCTGGCGATGGCCCGGCCGTCGCCATCCACAATGGCGAATCGCATCTGCAGATGGGCCGGCAGCTCGAGGGATTCCCAGACATCGCCGGGCAGGTCAATGCCGGTCATGCGCCGCAGCTCCTGGCGGACCGCGGCCTCCAGTGAGCCTTCGCGATCCGGCAGCGATTCCAGCACCGCCCGGGCGAAGTCCGGCACCGGCACGAAATTGCGGCGCAGCGACTTGGGCAGGGCCCGAATCAGGGTTACCACTTTTTCCTCCAGCAATCCGGGCACCAGCCATTCAAAGGGCTCCGGCGGGAGCGCATTGAGGGCCGCAATGGGCACCCGCACGGTCACGCCGTCATCCGCCGCGCCGGGCTCGAAGTGGTACTGAAGGGGCAGCCGGACGCCGGCAATGGCCCAGTGATCGGGGTAAGCCTCGGCCACCGGATCCGCGGTGCTGGACATGAGCTGTTCGCGGGTCAGCCGCAGCGACGCGTCATCGCCGCCCGCCTTGAGCCACCGCGACAGACTGGGACCATCCACCACCTCGGCCGGCAGCCGCTCGTTATAGAAATCGAACAGCGCCTGCTGGTCAATCATCACATCCCGGCGTCGGGTCTTGGCTTCCAGGGTTTCCACGGCTTCCGCCAGGGCCTGATTGGCCTTCAGAAAGTCCGGCGGGTTCGGCGGCGGCGTACCCAGCAGCCCGTCACGGATGAAGATGGCCCGGCATTCCTCCGGCGCGACCCGGGCATGGTCAATCTTGCGGCCACTGACGATGGGCAGACCGTAGAGGGTGACGTCCTCCCGCCCCAGGACCTTGCCCCGGTCCGCCTGCCACCAGGGGTCGTGGTAGCGCCGCTTGACCAGGTGGGTGGCAAGGGGCTCGATCCACTCCGGCCGAACCTCGGCGGCGGTTCGCGCAAACACCCGGCGGGTTTCCACCAGCTCGGCGGCCACGATCCAGCGCGGGCGACGACGGGCCACCCCCGACCCCGGGTGAATCGCCAGCTTGAGGCCCCGGGGCCCCCGATACTCCTCGCCATCCTCGCGACGGGCCACGTTGGACAAAAATCCCGTCAGCAGTGCCCGATGAATGCCCACGCCCCGGGCCGGCGTGTCGTTCTCGGTCAGGCCCATGCCCCGCACCAGCCCACGCAGCTGGCCATGGACGTCCGCCCATTCCCGCATCCGAACATGGGAGAGGAAATGATCATGGCACCAGACCTGCAGCTTGCGCCGGCTCAGGTGCCGGGCCTGCTCCCGATAGTCATTCCAGAGCCGCAGCAGGGTGATGAAGTCGGACTGGCGATCCTGCCACCCCGCCTGGGCGGCGTCGGCGGCATCCCGATGATCCATGGGGCGCTCCCGCGGATCCTGGATGGAGAGCGCCGCCGCGATCACTAGCATCTCCGCCAATGCGGCCTCCCGCTCCCCCGCCAGCAGAATCCGCGCGAGTCGAGGGTCCACCGGCAGCCGGGCCAGGCGCTGCCCGAGCCGCGACAGCCGCTGCCGGCGGTTGAGCGCCCCCAGTTCATTGAGCAGCTTGAGGCCGTCTTTGACATAGCGCGGATCCGGCGGCTCGATGAACGGAAAGGCGTCAATATCCCCCAGCCGCAGGTGCTTCATCTGGAGAATCACCGAGGCCAGGTTGGTCCGCAGAATTTCCGGCTCGGTGAACGCCGGGCGGGCCTGATAATCCGCCTCGTCGTAGAGGCGGATACAGACACCCGGCGCCTCACGGCCGCAGCGCCCCGCCCGCTGGTCCGCGCTGGAGCGGGCCACGGGTTCCACCGGCAGGCGCTGGACCTTGGTGCGATAGCTGTAGCGGCTGATGCGCGCCAGGCCGCTGTCCACCACGTAGCGGATACCGGGCACCGTGAGGGACGTCTCCGCCACATTGGTGGCCAGAACAATGCGCCGGCCACGATGGGCGGCGAAAACCCGTTGCTGCTCGGCGTTGGACAGTCGGCCAAATAGCGGCAGCACTTCGGTGTGGGGCGGATGGTGCTTGCGCAGGGCCTCGGCACATTGGCGGATCTCCCGCTCGCCGGGGAGAAAGACCAGGATGTCACCCCGACCCAGACCGGCCAGCTCATCGCAGGCGTCCAGCACCCCCTGCCGCAGGGTCCGCTCCCGCTCGTCCTCGTTGAGCGCCGCCAGCGGACGGTAGCGAACCTCCACCGGATAGCTGCGTCCCGACACTTCAATAATCGGGGCGTCATTGAACTGCGCGGAAAAGCGTTTCGGATCAATGGTCGCGGAGGTGATGATCACCCGCAGGTCAGGCCGTCGTGGCAGCAGCCGCTTGATATACCCCAGCAGGAAGTCAATGTTGAGGCTGCGCTCGTGGGCCTCATCGATAATCAGGGTGTCGTAGTCGGCCAGATCCCGGTCGCCTTGGGTCTCGGCGAGCAACATGCCA from Spiribacter sp. 2438 carries:
- the prfB gene encoding peptide chain release factor 2 (programmed frameshift) translates to MQDTNLIVTRLEDLKGRAESLRGYLDLPGQEERFEEVTRELEQPDIWNDPERAQTLNRERAALERVVVQMRGLLSGLEEAGELLEMAREESDQETLDAVAVDLDEHARTVEVLEFRRMFSGEMDAANAFVDIQAGSGGTEAQDWAEMLLRMYLRWIERKGFASELIEVSEGEQAGIKSATVRVEGDHAFGWLRSETGVHRLVRKSPFDSGNRRHTSFASVFVSPELDENIEVDIDPSDLRVDVYRASGAGGQHVNRTESAVRITHLPTGVVVQCQSSRSQHKNRATAMNQLRAKLYEREMEAQREQAAQVEDTKADIGWGSQIRSYVLDQSRIKDLRTGVEVGNTQAVLDGDLDQFIEASLKAGL
- the hrpA gene encoding ATP-dependent RNA helicase HrpA, with the protein product MADNRGSGQHRREAARIARRDAPLKPTYALDLPVLAHAETIREAVQSHQVVVICGETGSGKSTQLPKLMLELGRGIDGMIGHTQPRRIAARSLASRVAEECGTEVGRGVGYRVRFGDRTTPETRVKLLTDGMLLAETQGDRDLADYDTLIIDEAHERSLNIDFLLGYIKRLLPRRPDLRVIITSATIDPKRFSAQFNDAPIIEVSGRSYPVEVRYRPLAALNEDERERTLRQGVLDACDELAGLGRGDILVFLPGEREIRQCAEALRKHHPPHTEVLPLFGRLSNAEQQRVFAAHRGRRIVLATNVAETSLTVPGIRYVVDSGLARISRYSYRTKVQRLPVEPVARSSADQRAGRCGREAPGVCIRLYDEADYQARPAFTEPEILRTNLASVILQMKHLRLGDIDAFPFIEPPDPRYVKDGLKLLNELGALNRRQRLSRLGQRLARLPVDPRLARILLAGEREAALAEMLVIAAALSIQDPRERPMDHRDAADAAQAGWQDRQSDFITLLRLWNDYREQARHLSRRKLQVWCHDHFLSHVRMREWADVHGQLRGLVRGMGLTENDTPARGVGIHRALLTGFLSNVARREDGEEYRGPRGLKLAIHPGSGVARRRPRWIVAAELVETRRVFARTAAEVRPEWIEPLATHLVKRRYHDPWWQADRGKVLGREDVTLYGLPIVSGRKIDHARVAPEECRAIFIRDGLLGTPPPNPPDFLKANQALAEAVETLEAKTRRRDVMIDQQALFDFYNERLPAEVVDGPSLSRWLKAGGDDASLRLTREQLMSSTADPVAEAYPDHWAIAGVRLPLQYHFEPGAADDGVTVRVPIAALNALPPEPFEWLVPGLLEEKVVTLIRALPKSLRRNFVPVPDFARAVLESLPDREGSLEAAVRQELRRMTGIDLPGDVWESLELPAHLQMRFAIVDGDGRAIASGRDLPALQRDLAGQASERFSAPTDSGFEKDRVHDWDFGALPERVPFQQGGVTLQGYPALQVEGEHVALRLLDSPERAELSHRAGVRRLLMKRFAQQARHLRRGLEGLDRMALSYRDVDTPEALKRDLAEAAFDRTFLSDTVPRDREAYRACGAAGRERLVEEGERLRDLVSDILARQDAVRRVLRRDVPLGLIDSFQDVRQQLDGLIYPGFLLQTPAGRLSELPRYLEGISRRLERLQRDPNRDQSGLAVIAPHQLRLDEARARHARRGIRDGALTTVRWMLEEYRVSLFAQELGTRERVSEKRLAQAWEAVR